The DNA segment CTAACAATGGCTGAGTGACAGGCACGAACGGCGCAAGTACGGGGGCTTGCACTGATATTTCAGGAAGGAGGTTCAAGATACCATGTCATTGGAGAAACTGACTCTAGACGAACTCAAGAAACAGCGTCCTGACCTGGTGGCTGCCTTAGAGAAAGAGATCAGATCCAAGGGGAAGAAGGAACTGGATGACTTGAGCGGGCCCTTCAATCCCAACCTAACGTTCGAGGATATGTCCAAGGAGTTCCTCTTGAAGCTGATGGGTATCTGGCAATATGCCTGGATTACGCTGAGTGGGAAGTGGTATGACGAGGTAAGGAGTAGATGGGGCTTCGATGCCGCCAACGAATGTGAACTGGCGGCCTGGGTAGCCATGGGGACGAAGGTCAATCCGAGATACGCCAGATTGGGGAATGTCAAGTTGAACGACGAAGGGAAACCAGCTACCCTTCTTGAGTGCATGAAGTGCCTGCAGCTACCTCTGGACAACATAATGAAAGGAAAGAATGCCGGGCTGTTCGAAGGTGAGTTTGAAATCATAAATCCCAACAAGGTCCATGTGATTTACAAGAGATGCGTAGCACTAGAGGGGCTGGAAAGGAACTGGCCGGAGAGGGTACCGCCGCTCTGTCATGTGCTAGAGAAGAAAATGATCGAAGTGTATGCGCTTAATCCACGGTTTGAGGCAGTACCTCTCAAGTTGCCTCCCCGGAAGAGCAAGGACGAGATTGCCTGTGAGTGGATCTTTCAGTTGAAGGAGTAGCACCATGTAATAACCGAGATTCTTCTCCGCCTGCGGCGGATCAGAATGACACCTACGCACGCTGTCACCCTGAGCGTAGCGAAGGGTCTCATGTTACGAAGCACTAGCCTTCTACAGAGAGTCAGGTTGAAGACTGCCTGATTGGACATATCCAGCGACAGGGACAGAAGACAAGCCTATGATCTTGGAGACTGCGCGAAAACAGTCATCCGTCAATAGTTGGCAAGAAACTGAGAGGCGGTATTGATTTCGTTCCCCAGCATGAATCCCCGCGGCTACTGAAAGGAGGATAAGAGTGGACTTAGGCCTTACGGGCAAAACGGCGATCGTTACAGGAGGCAGTTCAAATATTGGTCGCGGTATAGTTCTGGCGTTAGCCAAGGAACGGGCCAATGTAGTTATAACCTATCGCGATGAGAAGCAGGCGCATAAGACAGCAGAGGACGCGAATGCACTGGGTGGGCGTGCTCTTCCCATAAGGACGGAGGTCGTGGAGAGGGAGTCCGTGGAGAACATGGTCAAGAAGACGCTGGAGGCCTTTGGTCGCATAGACATCCTGGTGAACAACGTCGGAGGTGGAAACGAGGGCCCATCTCTTGTTGATAAGCCTTACGAGGAGATTGAAAAGGAGATAAAGGTCAATTACTGGTCGGTGATCCACACCTGCAAGTCAGTGTCCAGGCACATGATGGACCAGAATTATGGCCGTATTATCAATATCGGCTCCGACGTGGCGCGGAGTGGGAGTGCCAGGAATCCCATCTATGCGGCGAGCAAAGCGGCCGTAATCGGGCTGACCAAGTCGTTAGCCAGGCAACTGGGGCGGTATAACGTCACTGTCAACTGCGTTCTTCCGGGGTGGACCATGCCAGAGAAGCCAGAGGACGTTGGCCAGGGCAGCTTCTGGTACGGGGAGAAAGCCCGCCAAGTGTTCAGCCCTGAGTTTATGGAGAAGCAGGTGAAGGGACTCCCAATACGGAGGACGGGGACGCCACGGGACATAGCCTGCATGGTAGCGTTCTTCGCCTCTGACTGCGCGTCATACATCACAGGTCAGACCATAGCTGTTGACGGCGGAGCTGTTATGGAATGAAACAGCGGGTGCTTGATCTGAGCAGGCACATTTGCAGAAGATACACAGATTCACCCTGATAGACACACGGCTAAACTCGAGACGCCGGATATCACAGAAAGGGGAGGTTTGAGAATGAGTGAGCAGAAGTATGATGTAGTGGTTGTTGGTGGGGGTATGGGTGGCATGTGCGCGGGCGCTCTGGCGGTTAAGGAAGGATATCGGGCGCTGGTGGTGGAGAAGAGGCCGATGATTGGCGGCAGATTCTCCACGGAGGACGTCGAAGGATTTAAGATAATGACCGGGGCACCGTTCATTCATCAATCGGGATGGGTGCCGAAGGTATGCAAAGAGGTGGGGGTGGAGTTCGATCGCACCCCTTGTCTGGAAGTCTTCTACTGGTTGAAGGGTGAGGAGTATAAGCTGCCCCTTCAACACCGCATGAATGCCTTGTTTGAGATCTGCAACAGGATAGCGGCCAATAAGGCCAAGCTTATGGGTAACATCGTAAAGGAGATTGCCACCCAGAAGATCATGACGAGCATCCACAGCGCCGTCTCAAACCCTGAAAAGCTAGGGTCTACCACGATCAAGGAATGGCTGCTGCGCTACACGGACAATGAAGATGTCCACGGCATCTTTGATGCTATCTCCGTTGGCATGCTAATGGCGCACTCCTATGAGATACCGGTGTACAATTTCTTCCATTTCATGGCCACACAGAAGGGATTCAATGATGTTGATCTCTCCACCTACGGCAACCTGGCCAACATGAAGAAGCTGGCCGACGTGGTTAAGGCCAAGGGAGATGTGTGGACCAACTGCTCGGTGAAGAAGATCATGGTGAACAAAGGGATGGCCACCACTGTGATCGTGGAGAAAGATGGCAAGGAAGTCGAGATACCCTGCAAGGCGGCAATCAGCAACATCGGCATCAGGGAGACAGTGCAGCTTTGCGGGGAAGAGAACTTCACCGAAGATTATCTGGCTGACATGAGGGTGAAGATGAGGCCTGCCCCGATCACCATCATTCATATTGCCAGCGAGCAGCCGCTTTGCATGGCTGGTGGAGAGACTGGTGCCATGCTGGTGGCGAATGCGAGAAGAATTACGGACGCCATTCCGCTGACCAACTCCTGCCCAGCGTTAGCACCAAAGGGGCAACATCTGACCTGGGCCTGCGCTACACCACCCTCTACCCTCTTCCCCATTGACCCTGAAGAGGAAGAGCGGCAGTGTATGAAGGATATCGACACGGTCTTCCCCGACTGGAAGAAGAAGGGCGGGCGCATCCTGAAGATGGAGATCCGCAATATTGATCACGACCTGCCGGAGGGCCGGACCTGGCTCGGGCCAGCCTACAATATGCCCAGAGAGACTCCGGTGAAGAACTTATTCAACGTCGGTGATGCCGTATGCTCACCTGGCATCGGCGGCACGTCTGGATGCGCCGAGAGCGCCAAGCGCGTGATCGAGACGGTGAAGAAGCAGCGCTTGATCAAATAGGCCAAGCGATGGCCCGGCAGAGCATTTGAGGCTGTCGGGCAAGGATTCATGGCTCTAGTTACGACAGAAAATACGTAATTACCCTCAGCTTGTCGCCTTATTTTGGGCTCATACTAGTGGTGTCATAATAGTCTGATACACTGCTTTGCTTCAGCTCGCGTTAGAAATGAGACCATTTTATTTTGAGACCACTAGTATATCATCCGACGCGCAGCCGACTAAGAAACGCTGGTTGACCCGTGGACATCTTCTCCTTACCGCATCTGTCCATCCGCACTTGTTTCACAGAGCTTTAGCTACTCGATATCCTCCCAAGGGAAAGAGAGGCAATCCCTTGTAGTATTTCCTTCTGAGAAACATCGCAAGAACAGACGAGAAACTGCGCTCTGCTATTGTTGACGCAGTAGCGCCAGAGTCTCACACTTTTCCCGAGTCCGACTAATTGCGAGGACGTCCGTGCTCCTTTGCCTTCTCGTATTAGTATTGTAAACTCCGTCTGAGTAGCATAGGCCTGATCCCCATCGTAATAAGCGCTTTGCTGCTTTGTGTTTCCACCTGTTCTCTGATAAGAGGCCAAAGCAATCGCCTCTCGTCATCCACTCCAGCAGGAGGGCAGTCGGACTCGAAATGGAGTCGAAGCCACAAACCATGATCGGGAAGCAGATGGGTAGGATGCGTTTGTAGAAGCGGAGCGCAAAACTTATAATTGCTGGAGGCATGAAAAGGGCCGTCAGGCTTTCATCAAGGGAACAGGAAATCCCGCGAGACTGTAGCCCGACAATTAGAATTCAGCAACCGGCTGTGCTTATGTAAAGGAGGCGATTCCGTGATCAAGATAGCCTTTGTTTTCAAGCGCCTTCCGCAGTTATCTCAGGAAGAGTTCCGCCAATACGGTTGGGGAAATCATGCCTCGCTCGTTCGGCAACATGCGGCGACCCTGGGCATGCAGCGTTGTGTGCAGGCTTATAGGATTGATGATCCTCTCAATGAGGCGCTGCGGGTTGCGCACGGCGCCGCAGAACCTTACGACGGCATGGCCTCCATGTATTGGAAAGACTACGAGGACTTCATCGCCACGAGCTCCAGGGAAGAGGCTCAACTTGCTGACCAAGTCTTCAAGGAGGATGAAGGGCGTTTTATCGACGTAGCTCGCTCTTCACAGTGCCTGGCCACGGAGCAGGTGATCATCGGTGGAGACCGCAAGAGAATAGTGGCCACGGTTGACAGCCCTGCTATAACGCTGGTGCACTCTTTCTGCCGGCTTCCCGGCCAGTCTCTGGAAGAATGCCAGGGTTACTGGTGGGAGACTCACGGCCCTCTGCTGCGGCAGCACGCTGCTGCCCTGGGCGTGGTGCGCTACGTGCAGAGTCACAGGATTGATGACCCGCTGAACGAGGTAATGCAAGCGATGAGAGGCACCATGGAGCCGTTCGACGGCATCAGCCAGCTTTGGTGGAAGGATCGCCGGGACTTGGAAAGG comes from the Chloroflexota bacterium genome and includes:
- a CDS encoding 3-oxoacyl-ACP reductase FabG, yielding MPAATERRIRVDLGLTGKTAIVTGGSSNIGRGIVLALAKERANVVITYRDEKQAHKTAEDANALGGRALPIRTEVVERESVENMVKKTLEAFGRIDILVNNVGGGNEGPSLVDKPYEEIEKEIKVNYWSVIHTCKSVSRHMMDQNYGRIINIGSDVARSGSARNPIYAASKAAVIGLTKSLARQLGRYNVTVNCVLPGWTMPEKPEDVGQGSFWYGEKARQVFSPEFMEKQVKGLPIRRTGTPRDIACMVAFFASDCASYITGQTIAVDGGAVME
- a CDS encoding FAD-dependent oxidoreductase translates to MSEQKYDVVVVGGGMGGMCAGALAVKEGYRALVVEKRPMIGGRFSTEDVEGFKIMTGAPFIHQSGWVPKVCKEVGVEFDRTPCLEVFYWLKGEEYKLPLQHRMNALFEICNRIAANKAKLMGNIVKEIATQKIMTSIHSAVSNPEKLGSTTIKEWLLRYTDNEDVHGIFDAISVGMLMAHSYEIPVYNFFHFMATQKGFNDVDLSTYGNLANMKKLADVVKAKGDVWTNCSVKKIMVNKGMATTVIVEKDGKEVEIPCKAAISNIGIRETVQLCGEENFTEDYLADMRVKMRPAPITIIHIASEQPLCMAGGETGAMLVANARRITDAIPLTNSCPALAPKGQHLTWACATPPSTLFPIDPEEEERQCMKDIDTVFPDWKKKGGRILKMEIRNIDHDLPEGRTWLGPAYNMPRETPVKNLFNVGDAVCSPGIGGTSGCAESAKRVIETVKKQRLIK